A single region of the Silene latifolia isolate original U9 population chromosome 8, ASM4854445v1, whole genome shotgun sequence genome encodes:
- the LOC141596404 gene encoding uncharacterized protein LOC141596404 isoform X2 — translation MLNQKIILSSLTIFAIIWSIYQERLTIPSCDVVSSPIDHHPDDLTAVLVSNLLLVDSHASFRTFLRDLFLSNFFSKSFELLKPDMLIVLGDVSAMGYELTRKDWSSVLQRLESILGPYLQLPLHVTLGDRDIGECAKLKPGFVQRIASSFPDLDSVGCGSFEIGNVSFVSLNTVALLCGNNELLPDIERVVERESAYLRMRTEGANETIDKSYVTNEDSYEFQWKEHSASSQSGPVLLVHFPFQHVSEPHCRERNINLLRDSMRLLQSRVVENSGLYDLLHTVPPNATEYVLRALKPRMIFSAHSNKFCDITHQDGTREVTVPGLTWTAQNDPGFVVATFKTNGPLTVSPHLAWSSSPFRWIL, via the exons ATGTTAAATCAGAAAATAATACTATCATCACTAACTATCTTCGCAATCATATGGAGTATTTATCAAGAACGTCTTACTATCCCCTCTTGCGACGTCGTTTCGTCCCCCATTGATCATCATCCCGACGATCTCACAGCCGTTCTCGTCTCCAATTTGCTGCTTGTCGATTCACATGCTTCTTTTCGCACTTTTCTTCGTGATCTCTTCCTCTCCAACTTCTTTTCG AAATCTTTCGAATTGTTGAAGCCAGACATGCTTATAGTCCTAGGAGATGTGTCTGCAATGGGATATGAGTTGACAAGAAAGGATTGGTCATCTGTGTTGCAGCGCTTGGAGTCAATACTCGGTCCCTATCTTCAGCTTCCTCTTCATGTGACTTTGGGTGATCGGGACATCGGAGAGTGTGCTAAGTTGAAACCTGGCTTTGTTCAGCGGATAGCTAGCAGTTTCCCTGATTTGGATTCTGTAGGTTGTGGTAGCTTTGAGATAGGCAATGTCAGTTTTGTTTCACTCAATACCGTTGCATTGCTTTGTGGCAACAATGAACTTCTACCTGACATTGAGAGGGTAGTTGAAAGGGAAAGTGCTTATTTGCGAATGAGAACTGAAGGAGCAAATGAGACAATTGACAAATCATATGTGACAAATGAAGATTCATATGAGTTTCAATGGAAAGAACATTCGGCATCATCTCAATCCGGCCCTGTACTTCTGGTTCACTTTCCGTTTCAACATGTATCAGAACCCCACTGCAGGGAAAGGAATATAAATCTTCTTCGAGATAGTATGAGGTTACTACAAAGCAG GGTAGTTGAGAATTCGGGTCTGTATGACTTGCTGCACACTGTTCCGCCAAATGCAACTGAATATGTTTTACGAGCACTTAAACCAAG GATGATTTTCAGTGCCCACAGTAATAAATTTTGTGATATAACACACCAAGATGGGACTCGCGAGGTGACCGTTCCAGGCTTAACATGGACTGCGCAGAATGATCCCGGCTTTGTGGTTGCTACTTTTAAAACAAATGG GCCGCTAACTGTTTCCCCTCATCTGGCATGGTCGTCTTCACCATTTAGATGGATACTCTGA
- the LOC141596404 gene encoding uncharacterized protein LOC141596404 isoform X3 yields MLNQKIILSSLTIFAIIWSIYQERLTIPSCDVVSSPIDHHPDDLTAVLVSNLLLVDSHASFRTFLRDLFLSNFFSKSFELLKPDMLIVLGDVSAMGYELTRKDWSSVLQRLESILGPYLQLPLHVTLGDRDIGECAKLKPGFVQRIASSFPDLDSVGCGSFEIGNVSFVSLNTVALLCGNNELLPDIERVVERESAYLRMRTEGANETIDKSYVTNEDSYEFQWKEHSASSQSGPVLLVHFPFQHVSEPHCRERNINLLRDSMRLLQSRVVENSGLYDLLHTVPPNATEYVLRALKPRMIFSAHSNKFCDITHQDGTREVTVPGLTWTAQNDPGFVVATFKTNGDDLC; encoded by the exons ATGTTAAATCAGAAAATAATACTATCATCACTAACTATCTTCGCAATCATATGGAGTATTTATCAAGAACGTCTTACTATCCCCTCTTGCGACGTCGTTTCGTCCCCCATTGATCATCATCCCGACGATCTCACAGCCGTTCTCGTCTCCAATTTGCTGCTTGTCGATTCACATGCTTCTTTTCGCACTTTTCTTCGTGATCTCTTCCTCTCCAACTTCTTTTCG AAATCTTTCGAATTGTTGAAGCCAGACATGCTTATAGTCCTAGGAGATGTGTCTGCAATGGGATATGAGTTGACAAGAAAGGATTGGTCATCTGTGTTGCAGCGCTTGGAGTCAATACTCGGTCCCTATCTTCAGCTTCCTCTTCATGTGACTTTGGGTGATCGGGACATCGGAGAGTGTGCTAAGTTGAAACCTGGCTTTGTTCAGCGGATAGCTAGCAGTTTCCCTGATTTGGATTCTGTAGGTTGTGGTAGCTTTGAGATAGGCAATGTCAGTTTTGTTTCACTCAATACCGTTGCATTGCTTTGTGGCAACAATGAACTTCTACCTGACATTGAGAGGGTAGTTGAAAGGGAAAGTGCTTATTTGCGAATGAGAACTGAAGGAGCAAATGAGACAATTGACAAATCATATGTGACAAATGAAGATTCATATGAGTTTCAATGGAAAGAACATTCGGCATCATCTCAATCCGGCCCTGTACTTCTGGTTCACTTTCCGTTTCAACATGTATCAGAACCCCACTGCAGGGAAAGGAATATAAATCTTCTTCGAGATAGTATGAGGTTACTACAAAGCAG GGTAGTTGAGAATTCGGGTCTGTATGACTTGCTGCACACTGTTCCGCCAAATGCAACTGAATATGTTTTACGAGCACTTAAACCAAG GATGATTTTCAGTGCCCACAGTAATAAATTTTGTGATATAACACACCAAGATGGGACTCGCGAGGTGACCGTTCCAGGCTTAACATGGACTGCGCAGAATGATCCCGGCTTTGTGGTTGCTACTTTTAAAACAAATGG AGATGACCTTTGCTAA
- the LOC141596404 gene encoding uncharacterized protein LOC141596404 isoform X1, producing MLNQKIILSSLTIFAIIWSIYQERLTIPSCDVVSSPIDHHPDDLTAVLVSNLLLVDSHASFRTFLRDLFLSNFFSKSFELLKPDMLIVLGDVSAMGYELTRKDWSSVLQRLESILGPYLQLPLHVTLGDRDIGECAKLKPGFVQRIASSFPDLDSVGCGSFEIGNVSFVSLNTVALLCGNNELLPDIERVVERESAYLRMRTEGANETIDKSYVTNEDSYEFQWKEHSASSQSGPVLLVHFPFQHVSEPHCRERNINLLRDSMRLLQSRVVENSGLYDLLHTVPPNATEYVLRALKPRMIFSAHSNKFCDITHQDGTREVTVPGLTWTAQNDPGFVVATFKTNGSVTVTYCSLPSESYIIIAVVTISTISVLVAVIINWLHFANFKQNR from the exons ATGTTAAATCAGAAAATAATACTATCATCACTAACTATCTTCGCAATCATATGGAGTATTTATCAAGAACGTCTTACTATCCCCTCTTGCGACGTCGTTTCGTCCCCCATTGATCATCATCCCGACGATCTCACAGCCGTTCTCGTCTCCAATTTGCTGCTTGTCGATTCACATGCTTCTTTTCGCACTTTTCTTCGTGATCTCTTCCTCTCCAACTTCTTTTCG AAATCTTTCGAATTGTTGAAGCCAGACATGCTTATAGTCCTAGGAGATGTGTCTGCAATGGGATATGAGTTGACAAGAAAGGATTGGTCATCTGTGTTGCAGCGCTTGGAGTCAATACTCGGTCCCTATCTTCAGCTTCCTCTTCATGTGACTTTGGGTGATCGGGACATCGGAGAGTGTGCTAAGTTGAAACCTGGCTTTGTTCAGCGGATAGCTAGCAGTTTCCCTGATTTGGATTCTGTAGGTTGTGGTAGCTTTGAGATAGGCAATGTCAGTTTTGTTTCACTCAATACCGTTGCATTGCTTTGTGGCAACAATGAACTTCTACCTGACATTGAGAGGGTAGTTGAAAGGGAAAGTGCTTATTTGCGAATGAGAACTGAAGGAGCAAATGAGACAATTGACAAATCATATGTGACAAATGAAGATTCATATGAGTTTCAATGGAAAGAACATTCGGCATCATCTCAATCCGGCCCTGTACTTCTGGTTCACTTTCCGTTTCAACATGTATCAGAACCCCACTGCAGGGAAAGGAATATAAATCTTCTTCGAGATAGTATGAGGTTACTACAAAGCAG GGTAGTTGAGAATTCGGGTCTGTATGACTTGCTGCACACTGTTCCGCCAAATGCAACTGAATATGTTTTACGAGCACTTAAACCAAG GATGATTTTCAGTGCCCACAGTAATAAATTTTGTGATATAACACACCAAGATGGGACTCGCGAGGTGACCGTTCCAGGCTTAACATGGACTGCGCAGAATGATCCCGGCTTTGTGGTTGCTACTTTTAAAACAAATGGGTCGGTAACTGTTACTTATTGTTCACTCCCTAGTGAATCATACATAATAATTGCTGTTGTTACCATTTCTACTATCTCTGTATTAGTAGCTGTTATAATAAATTGGCTGCACTTTGCAAATTTCAAACAGAATAGATGA
- the LOC141596404 gene encoding uncharacterized protein LOC141596404 isoform X4, translating into MLIVLGDVSAMGYELTRKDWSSVLQRLESILGPYLQLPLHVTLGDRDIGECAKLKPGFVQRIASSFPDLDSVGCGSFEIGNVSFVSLNTVALLCGNNELLPDIERVVERESAYLRMRTEGANETIDKSYVTNEDSYEFQWKEHSASSQSGPVLLVHFPFQHVSEPHCRERNINLLRDSMRLLQSRVVENSGLYDLLHTVPPNATEYVLRALKPRMIFSAHSNKFCDITHQDGTREVTVPGLTWTAQNDPGFVVATFKTNGSVTVTYCSLPSESYIIIAVVTISTISVLVAVIINWLHFANFKQNR; encoded by the exons ATGCTTATAGTCCTAGGAGATGTGTCTGCAATGGGATATGAGTTGACAAGAAAGGATTGGTCATCTGTGTTGCAGCGCTTGGAGTCAATACTCGGTCCCTATCTTCAGCTTCCTCTTCATGTGACTTTGGGTGATCGGGACATCGGAGAGTGTGCTAAGTTGAAACCTGGCTTTGTTCAGCGGATAGCTAGCAGTTTCCCTGATTTGGATTCTGTAGGTTGTGGTAGCTTTGAGATAGGCAATGTCAGTTTTGTTTCACTCAATACCGTTGCATTGCTTTGTGGCAACAATGAACTTCTACCTGACATTGAGAGGGTAGTTGAAAGGGAAAGTGCTTATTTGCGAATGAGAACTGAAGGAGCAAATGAGACAATTGACAAATCATATGTGACAAATGAAGATTCATATGAGTTTCAATGGAAAGAACATTCGGCATCATCTCAATCCGGCCCTGTACTTCTGGTTCACTTTCCGTTTCAACATGTATCAGAACCCCACTGCAGGGAAAGGAATATAAATCTTCTTCGAGATAGTATGAGGTTACTACAAAGCAG GGTAGTTGAGAATTCGGGTCTGTATGACTTGCTGCACACTGTTCCGCCAAATGCAACTGAATATGTTTTACGAGCACTTAAACCAAG GATGATTTTCAGTGCCCACAGTAATAAATTTTGTGATATAACACACCAAGATGGGACTCGCGAGGTGACCGTTCCAGGCTTAACATGGACTGCGCAGAATGATCCCGGCTTTGTGGTTGCTACTTTTAAAACAAATGGGTCGGTAACTGTTACTTATTGTTCACTCCCTAGTGAATCATACATAATAATTGCTGTTGTTACCATTTCTACTATCTCTGTATTAGTAGCTGTTATAATAAATTGGCTGCACTTTGCAAATTTCAAACAGAATAGATGA